In Microtus pennsylvanicus isolate mMicPen1 chromosome 17, mMicPen1.hap1, whole genome shotgun sequence, one genomic interval encodes:
- the Hes6 gene encoding transcription cofactor HES-6 isoform X2 translates to MSPPLAPSRDRAGHEDEDRWEGRGDRKARKPLVEKKRRARINESLQELRRLLAGTEVQAKLENAEVLELTSGSSCRRKQASASLLATSNACMRCTRSCPRAKPSMPPSLLNS, encoded by the exons ATGTCTCCGCCCCTGGCGCCCAGCCGGGACCGTGCTGGACACGAGGATGAGGATCGTTGGGAAGGACGGGGGGACCGCAAG GCCCGGAAGCCCCTAGTGGAGAAGAAGCGGCGCGCGCGGATCAACGAGAGTCTGCAGGAGCTGCGGCGGCTGCTGGCCGGCACCGAG GTGCAGGCCAAGCTAGAGAACGCCGAAGTGCTGGAACTGACG AGCGGGAGCAGCTGCAGGCGGAAGCAAGCGAGCGCTTCGCTGCTGGCTACATCCAATGCATGCATGAGGTGCACACGTTCGTGTCCACGTGCCAAGCCATCGATGCCACCGTCTCTGCTGAACTCCTGA
- the Hes6 gene encoding transcription cofactor HES-6 isoform X1: MSPPLAPSRDRAGHEDEDRWEGRGDRKARKPLVEKKRRARINESLQELRRLLAGTEVQAKLENAEVLELTVRRVQGALRGRAREREQLQAEASERFAAGYIQCMHEVHTFVSTCQAIDATVSAELLNHLLESMPLREGSSFRDLLGDSLAGLPGGPGRSSWPPGSPLSSPPGPGDDLCSDLEEVPEAELNRVSAEGSEIVPTTLGSLTAARLAQSVWRPW; encoded by the exons ATGTCTCCGCCCCTGGCGCCCAGCCGGGACCGTGCTGGACACGAGGATGAGGATCGTTGGGAAGGACGGGGGGACCGCAAG GCCCGGAAGCCCCTAGTGGAGAAGAAGCGGCGCGCGCGGATCAACGAGAGTCTGCAGGAGCTGCGGCGGCTGCTGGCCGGCACCGAG GTGCAGGCCAAGCTAGAGAACGCCGAAGTGCTGGAACTGACGGTTCGGCGCGTGCAGGGCGCGCTGCGGGGCCGGGCACGAG AGCGGGAGCAGCTGCAGGCGGAAGCAAGCGAGCGCTTCGCTGCTGGCTACATCCAATGCATGCATGAGGTGCACACGTTCGTGTCCACGTGCCAAGCCATCGATGCCACCGTCTCTGCTGAACTCCTGAACCACCTGCTAGAGTCCATGCCACTACGCGAGGGTAGCAGCTTCCGGGATCTGCTGGGAGACTCCCTAGCGGGGCTGCCTGGAGGCCCTGGGAGGAGCAGCTGGCCTCCTGGGTCCCCATTGTCCAGTCCCCCAGGTCCCGGGGATGACCTGTGTTCTGACCTAGAGGAGGTCCCAGAGGCTGAACTAAATCGAGTGTCTGCTGAGGGGTCGGAAATTGTACCTACAACCTTAGGCAGCCTGACAGCAGCTCGCTTGGCCCAGAGTGTGTGGAGGCCTTGGTGA